In Bacillota bacterium, the following are encoded in one genomic region:
- a CDS encoding acyl-CoA dehydrogenase family protein, translating into MPVDPLDLLESRRWLREDERQIRDAVRRFVDQEVLPLVREAWEEGRFPRELIPRMGQLGLLGADLPEEVGGVGMEAVGYGLVMQELERADSGIRSFASVQGGLVMHAIHAFGSEEQRRRWLPRLARGEAVGCFGLTEPGAGSDPAAMRTRARREGSGWRLSGSKMWITNAPIADVAVVWAREESEAGPGRVLGFLVERGTPGFRAEPIHHKASMRCSETGSLELQDVRVDEQARLPGAESLRAPLSCLDQARYSIAWGTVGAAAACLEEALAWAQARESFGAPIAARQMIQERLVAMASNLAEMRMTALQVGRLKEAGELDPVQISLAKRNNARKALEIARQARAILGASGISLEYASIRHMLNLETVETYEGTYEVHTLALGRTITGFNAFGR; encoded by the coding sequence GCCAGATCCGCGATGCCGTCCGCCGCTTCGTCGACCAGGAGGTTCTGCCCCTGGTCCGGGAGGCATGGGAGGAAGGGCGCTTCCCCCGCGAGCTGATCCCGCGCATGGGGCAACTCGGCCTGCTGGGGGCCGACCTCCCCGAAGAGGTCGGCGGGGTCGGGATGGAGGCGGTCGGGTACGGGCTGGTGATGCAGGAGCTGGAACGGGCCGACTCCGGCATCCGCAGCTTCGCCTCCGTCCAGGGCGGGTTGGTGATGCACGCCATCCACGCCTTCGGTTCCGAGGAGCAGCGGCGGCGTTGGCTCCCCAGGCTCGCCCGCGGCGAGGCGGTCGGCTGCTTCGGCCTGACCGAGCCGGGTGCCGGCAGCGACCCGGCCGCCATGCGCACCCGGGCGCGGCGGGAGGGTTCGGGCTGGCGGCTGAGCGGGAGCAAGATGTGGATCACCAACGCGCCCATCGCCGACGTGGCGGTGGTCTGGGCGCGGGAGGAGAGCGAGGCGGGTCCGGGCCGCGTGCTGGGCTTCCTGGTGGAGCGGGGGACGCCCGGATTCCGCGCCGAGCCCATCCACCACAAGGCGTCCATGCGCTGCTCGGAGACGGGTTCGCTGGAGCTCCAGGACGTCCGGGTGGACGAGCAGGCGCGCCTGCCCGGGGCGGAGAGCCTGCGCGCCCCCCTCTCCTGCCTGGACCAGGCGCGTTACAGCATCGCCTGGGGGACGGTGGGCGCGGCTGCGGCCTGCCTGGAGGAGGCGCTGGCCTGGGCGCAGGCGCGGGAGAGCTTCGGCGCGCCCATCGCCGCCCGCCAGATGATCCAGGAGCGGCTGGTGGCCATGGCCTCCAACCTGGCGGAGATGCGCATGACCGCGCTCCAGGTGGGCCGCCTGAAGGAGGCCGGCGAGCTGGACCCCGTCCAGATCTCCCTGGCCAAGCGGAACAACGCCCGCAAGGCGCTGGAGATCGCCCGCCAGGCCCGGGCCATCCTGGGCGCCAGCGGCATCTCCCTCGAGTACGCCTCCATCCGCCACATGCTCAACCTGGAGACGGTCGAGACCTACGAGGGGACGTACGAGGTGCACACCCTCGCCCTGGGCCGCACCATCACCGGTTTCAACGCCTTCGGCCGCTGA
- a CDS encoding class I adenylate-forming enzyme family protein: MAGAASRWAEAVLGWAGRQPGAVALVEPGGAARYGDLQQAAREVRHLLQATAPAGQALDPGALALPNGLAFVAALLAAASDGRPAALLPPTLPHAEMVRRAEEAGARWLLLPLEAGPTGRPVAGRIDALGLRLERWEGRGAGWRPGDLIAQLTSGADEPSKLAVRTGAAVWNEIVDFAADAGRELVLSTLVATSLAHSYALVGGTLTPLALGGRVAVAPGPEREPVVALARRSRPALLFGVPLLYRRLVEGEAEPDAFRSVLGFLSAGAPLERGVHDAFAEAYGRRIGQDYGSTEAGIMTLRLAWSEPLDGSVGRPVRHRQVTILDEADEPLPPRRTGEVVLRSPGLARAYLGPGGEERSRAAGLDRGFWRTGDMGWLDEEGHLFLAGRRSQLVRIDGHLLDVHALESALSASPGVREAAVVPLGREPGSTTATGLRVVVAAPEVSRAELEERCRRLGLEGLPVEVRFLPALPRSAAGKILRRLLLD; encoded by the coding sequence GTGGCGGGCGCCGCTTCGCGTTGGGCCGAGGCGGTCCTGGGATGGGCGGGACGGCAGCCCGGGGCGGTCGCCCTGGTCGAGCCCGGAGGGGCCGCCCGTTACGGCGATCTCCAGCAAGCGGCGAGGGAGGTGCGACACCTCCTGCAGGCGACCGCCCCCGCCGGGCAGGCGCTCGACCCCGGTGCCCTGGCGCTCCCCAACGGCCTCGCCTTCGTGGCCGCCCTCCTCGCGGCCGCCTCCGACGGCCGGCCGGCGGCGCTCCTCCCGCCGACCCTGCCGCACGCCGAGATGGTCCGCCGGGCGGAGGAGGCGGGAGCGCGGTGGCTCCTGCTTCCCCTGGAGGCGGGCCCCACGGGACGCCCGGTGGCAGGCCGGATCGATGCGCTGGGCTTGCGGCTGGAGCGATGGGAGGGGCGGGGCGCGGGCTGGCGGCCCGGCGACCTGATCGCCCAGCTGACCTCGGGGGCGGATGAGCCCTCCAAGCTGGCCGTCCGCACCGGCGCAGCGGTCTGGAACGAGATCGTGGACTTCGCCGCCGACGCCGGTCGCGAGCTCGTCCTCTCCACCCTGGTCGCCACCTCCCTCGCCCACTCGTACGCCCTGGTGGGCGGGACGCTCACGCCCCTGGCCCTGGGCGGCCGCGTCGCCGTCGCCCCGGGGCCGGAACGGGAGCCGGTGGTGGCGCTGGCGAGGCGGAGCCGGCCGGCCCTCCTCTTTGGGGTGCCGCTGCTCTACCGCAGGCTGGTAGAAGGGGAGGCCGAGCCGGACGCCTTCCGCTCTGTGCTCGGCTTCCTCAGCGCGGGGGCGCCTCTGGAGCGGGGGGTCCACGACGCCTTCGCCGAGGCGTACGGGCGGCGGATCGGTCAGGATTACGGCTCGACCGAGGCGGGGATCATGACGCTGCGCCTGGCCTGGAGCGAGCCGCTGGACGGCTCGGTGGGGCGGCCGGTGCGGCACCGCCAGGTGACCATCCTGGACGAGGCGGACGAGCCGCTCCCCCCGCGCCGGACGGGCGAGGTGGTGCTCCGCTCGCCCGGCCTGGCCCGAGCCTACCTCGGCCCCGGAGGCGAGGAACGCAGCCGCGCCGCCGGCCTTGACCGCGGCTTTTGGCGCACCGGGGACATGGGCTGGCTGGACGAGGAAGGGCACCTCTTCCTGGCGGGGCGCCGGAGCCAGTTGGTCCGCATCGACGGGCACCTTCTGGACGTGCACGCGCTGGAGAGCGCCCTCTCGGCCTCGCCGGGCGTCCGCGAGGCGGCGGTGGTCCCCCTGGGCCGGGAACCCGGCTCGACGACGGCCACCGGCCTGCGGGTGGTGGTGGCGGCGCCGGAGGTGAGCCGTGCCGAGCTGGAGGAGCGCTGCAGGCGCCTGGGCCTGGAAGGGCTGCCGGTGGAGGTCCGCTTCCTGCCGGCGCTGCCGCGGAGCGCCGCGGGCAAGATCCTGCGCCGCCTCCTGCTGGATTGA
- a CDS encoding response regulator transcription factor produces the protein MTEVLLVDDESSIRKLLEFNLRKAGFQPLLAGTGREAMEILRTRHPDLAILDVMLPDCDGFDLYRRIAAERPMPVLFLTARDSEVDRVLGLELGADDYVTKPFSPRELVARVRAILRRTERAREAADGRAPVGEEAPLLRSGDLVIDVRAHQVRRGGREVPLTPKEFELLLYLARHRGVALSRETLLQAVWGDDFFGDRRVVDVHVRHLREKLEADPARPVLIRTVRGVGYRFGG, from the coding sequence GTGACCGAGGTGCTGCTGGTCGACGACGAGAGCTCCATCCGCAAGCTGCTGGAGTTCAACCTGCGCAAGGCGGGCTTCCAGCCGCTCCTCGCGGGCACGGGCAGGGAGGCCATGGAGATCCTGCGCACGCGGCATCCCGATCTGGCCATCCTGGACGTGATGCTGCCGGACTGCGACGGCTTCGACCTCTACCGCCGCATCGCCGCCGAACGGCCGATGCCGGTCCTCTTCCTGACGGCGCGGGACAGCGAGGTGGACCGGGTGCTGGGGTTGGAGCTGGGCGCCGACGACTACGTGACCAAGCCCTTCTCGCCGCGGGAGCTGGTGGCCCGGGTCCGCGCCATCCTGCGCCGTACGGAGCGGGCCCGGGAGGCGGCCGACGGGCGGGCGCCGGTCGGGGAGGAGGCGCCGCTCCTCCGCTCCGGCGACCTGGTGATCGACGTCCGGGCCCACCAGGTGCGGCGGGGAGGGCGCGAGGTGCCGCTCACGCCGAAGGAGTTCGAACTCCTTCTCTACCTCGCCCGCCACCGGGGGGTGGCGCTCTCCCGCGAGACGCTGCTGCAGGCGGTCTGGGGCGACGACTTCTTCGGGGACCGGCGGGTGGTCGACGTTCACGTCCGTCACCTGCGCGAGAAGCTGGAGGCCGATCCCGCACGGCCGGTCCTCATCCGGACGGTCCGCGGCGTAGGGTACCGTTTCGGGGGGTGA
- a CDS encoding ATP-binding protein — MSAPLGLFLAVAFLAGLLLGGWLRERSWQAAATRWRAILEGSGSAEELEAPPAMVDLFRVARNRLRELAGEVERCRQRTHLLEESIRTLPTGLILVDREGRALLFNPALTELLGIARSRVQAGRPHIELLQNFRLSEMVDRVLEDGVERAMEVAPAAFRDRYLEARCVPLRAPLPEAGAGEKGAAGPGERTEAEGRHQGALLVLHDVSAIRRGERLRRDFVANVSHELRTPVTSILGFTETLLDGAIDDRALAREFVGIIEGEARRLAAMVEELLDLARLEAKQVELNYRTFLVADLVREVLDRFRPLASQRSVGLESDVDSSLQLEADRERVAQLLGNLVDNGIKYTPEGGTVRVRAQGASRQGKGGVLLVVEDTGRGIPSDQLDRIFERFYRVGEGRERPESQAGGSGLGLAIVKHIVEVHEGTVEVWSEPDRGSRFEVWLPAQAPGR; from the coding sequence GTGTCGGCGCCTCTGGGGCTCTTCCTGGCGGTGGCCTTTCTCGCCGGCCTGCTTCTGGGAGGCTGGCTGCGCGAGCGCTCCTGGCAGGCGGCGGCGACCCGTTGGCGGGCCATCCTGGAGGGGTCCGGGAGCGCCGAGGAGCTGGAGGCGCCCCCGGCCATGGTCGACCTCTTCCGCGTGGCCCGGAACCGGCTGCGCGAGCTGGCGGGCGAGGTGGAACGGTGCCGGCAGCGGACGCACCTTCTGGAGGAGTCGATCCGCACCCTGCCCACGGGGCTGATCCTGGTGGACCGGGAGGGGCGGGCGCTCCTCTTCAACCCCGCCTTGACCGAGCTCCTGGGCATCGCCCGCAGCCGCGTCCAGGCCGGGCGGCCGCACATCGAGCTGCTCCAGAACTTCCGCCTGAGCGAGATGGTGGACCGGGTGCTCGAGGACGGTGTGGAGCGCGCCATGGAGGTGGCGCCGGCCGCCTTTCGCGACCGCTACCTGGAGGCGCGCTGCGTGCCGCTGCGGGCTCCGCTTCCCGAGGCCGGGGCGGGGGAGAAGGGCGCGGCCGGGCCGGGGGAGCGGACGGAGGCCGAGGGACGGCACCAGGGGGCGCTCCTCGTCCTCCACGACGTCAGCGCCATCCGCCGGGGGGAACGGCTCCGGCGCGACTTCGTCGCCAACGTCTCGCACGAGTTGCGGACGCCGGTCACCTCCATCCTCGGCTTCACCGAGACGCTCCTCGACGGCGCCATCGACGACCGGGCCCTGGCCCGCGAGTTCGTGGGCATCATCGAGGGGGAGGCGCGCCGCCTGGCGGCCATGGTGGAGGAGCTTCTGGACCTGGCGCGCCTGGAGGCCAAGCAGGTGGAGCTCAACTACCGCACCTTCCTGGTGGCCGACCTGGTGCGCGAGGTGCTGGACCGCTTCCGTCCCCTGGCCAGCCAGCGGAGCGTCGGGCTGGAGAGCGACGTCGACTCCTCGCTCCAGCTGGAGGCCGATCGCGAGCGGGTCGCACAACTCCTGGGCAATCTGGTGGACAATGGGATCAAGTATACGCCCGAGGGGGGGACGGTGCGGGTCCGCGCCCAGGGCGCCAGCCGCCAGGGGAAGGGAGGCGTCCTGCTGGTAGTGGAGGATACGGGGCGCGGGATCCCGTCCGACCAGCTGGACCGCATCTTCGAGCGCTTCTACCGGGTCGGCGAGGGACGCGAGCGGCCCGAGTCCCAGGCGGGCGGGAGCGGTCTCGGCCTGGCCATCGTCAAGCACATCGTGGAGGTACACGAAGGCACCGTCGAGGTCTGGAGCGAACCGGACAGGGGATCGCGGTTCGAGGTCTGGTTGCCCGCCCAGGCACCGGGCCGTTGA
- the phoU gene encoding phosphate signaling complex protein PhoU produces MPRESFNAQLEELRSAVLRMGSRVEEAIQTTMRALVERDVALARAVVEGDDEIDQMQHGVEQLASRLIALQQPLAGDLRVIISAIKISGDLERIGDNCENICKVVIRLDGKPYVKPLIDVPRMAELARSMLRDTLEAYVSHDVGAIRNLPERDDEVDHLYSQVLRELLTYMMQDPQTIQQGLELLLVSRYLERIADHVTNVGESVIYLETGEHVDLNA; encoded by the coding sequence ATGCCGAGGGAAAGCTTCAACGCGCAACTGGAGGAGCTGCGCAGCGCGGTGCTGAGGATGGGCAGCCGGGTCGAGGAGGCCATTCAGACCACGATGAGGGCGCTGGTGGAGCGCGACGTGGCCCTCGCCCGCGCCGTGGTCGAGGGCGACGACGAGATCGACCAGATGCAGCACGGGGTGGAGCAGCTGGCCTCGCGCCTCATCGCCCTGCAACAGCCGCTGGCCGGCGACCTGCGCGTGATCATCAGCGCCATCAAGATCAGCGGCGACCTGGAGCGTATCGGCGACAACTGCGAGAACATCTGCAAGGTGGTCATCCGCCTGGACGGCAAGCCCTACGTGAAGCCGCTCATCGATGTGCCGCGCATGGCCGAGCTGGCCAGGAGCATGCTGCGGGACACGCTGGAGGCGTACGTCTCCCACGACGTGGGTGCGATCCGGAACCTGCCCGAGCGCGACGACGAGGTGGACCACCTCTACTCCCAGGTGCTGCGGGAGCTCCTCACCTACATGATGCAGGATCCGCAGACGATCCAGCAGGGGCTCGAGCTGCTCCTCGTCTCCCGCTACCTGGAGCGGATCGCGGATCACGTCACCAACGTGGGCGAATCGGTCATCTACCTGGAGACGGGCGAGCACGTCGACCTGAACGCCTGA
- a CDS encoding ROK family protein yields MKQLYGGIDLGGTKIESVICDDTGRVLASDSRPTPLGSAGALLAGLVASLEATCRSLGLRPDELAGVGLGAPGPLDAESGILLEPPNLGGLRDLPLAGPLAERLGVRCFLENDANAAALGEFTFGAGRGARDGVYVTLSTGIGGGLYLDGKLYRGAAGTAGEIGHMILEPGGPLCGCGRQGCWEALASGRALAREARAALEALPPGPERDWWLRRLDGRLDAVTARDVFAADEAGVAPGPELVERESFWVGVGLANLIQILAPRRIVVGGGVSRAGERLLGPARAKALELAFASATRGLEIVRAGLEAPGAVGAATVALRRLQEAG; encoded by the coding sequence GTGAAGCAGCTCTACGGAGGCATCGACCTGGGTGGGACCAAGATCGAGTCCGTGATCTGCGACGACACGGGACGGGTGCTGGCTTCGGACAGCCGCCCGACGCCGCTGGGGAGCGCCGGGGCGCTGCTGGCGGGGCTGGTCGCCTCGCTGGAGGCCACCTGCCGGAGCCTCGGCCTGCGGCCGGACGAGTTGGCGGGCGTCGGCCTGGGCGCCCCGGGCCCGCTGGACGCCGAGAGCGGCATCCTCCTCGAGCCGCCCAACCTGGGCGGTCTCCGCGACCTGCCCCTGGCGGGACCGCTGGCGGAGAGGCTGGGGGTCCGTTGCTTCCTGGAGAACGACGCCAACGCCGCCGCCCTGGGCGAGTTCACCTTCGGCGCGGGACGCGGGGCGCGGGACGGCGTCTACGTCACCCTCAGCACTGGCATCGGCGGGGGCCTCTACCTGGACGGGAAGCTGTACAGGGGCGCCGCCGGGACGGCCGGCGAGATCGGGCACATGATCCTGGAGCCGGGTGGACCGCTCTGCGGCTGCGGGCGACAGGGCTGCTGGGAGGCGTTGGCCTCCGGGCGGGCGCTGGCCCGGGAGGCGCGAGCGGCGCTGGAGGCGCTCCCGCCGGGACCGGAGCGCGACTGGTGGCTCCGGCGGCTGGACGGGCGGCTGGATGCGGTCACCGCCCGCGACGTCTTCGCCGCGGACGAGGCGGGCGTGGCCCCGGGACCGGAGCTGGTCGAGCGGGAAAGCTTCTGGGTGGGGGTCGGCCTGGCCAACCTGATCCAGATCCTGGCGCCGCGGCGGATCGTGGTCGGCGGGGGCGTCAGCAGGGCCGGCGAGCGGCTGCTCGGCCCGGCGCGCGCGAAGGCCCTGGAGCTCGCCTTCGCCAGCGCCACCCGCGGGCTGGAGATCGTGCGGGCCGGGTTGGAGGCGCCGGGGGCGGTGGGAGCCGCCACGGTGGCCCTGCGGAGGCTGCAGGAGGCGGGCTGA
- a CDS encoding putative sporulation protein YtxC, with product METILIGTTMAADAIADRLRFEVGLASDGGYRLEVRSERRDRWEFLTCQFATPYPLTVEATRAIRHLVADSLSDVIVERLEPRWLERVLERNYGYFDERARQEIGRLARVRLYGSPEGRPRVSYLIARRSQVLERLSEFLERHNEVVVDGFLRFRMKDYVQELEDAVDEAVDEYLNRREQEELIRFLHEVLATRKPRLPEVHVLVRPGGSFYLADGRHRQLSQELLVEMGVELGEADEMVDLLLSALLSVAPERVVLHGAEHLDPPALQMARGIFAERLDLCPGCAWCRRAVFGARPSPS from the coding sequence GTGGAGACGATTCTGATCGGCACCACGATGGCGGCGGACGCCATCGCGGACCGGCTCCGCTTCGAGGTCGGCCTGGCTTCCGACGGCGGTTACCGGCTGGAGGTCCGCTCCGAGCGACGTGACCGCTGGGAGTTCCTGACCTGCCAGTTCGCCACGCCCTACCCCCTCACCGTCGAGGCCACCCGCGCCATCCGGCACCTGGTGGCGGACTCGCTCTCGGACGTGATCGTCGAGCGGCTGGAGCCGCGCTGGCTCGAGCGGGTGCTGGAGCGGAACTACGGCTACTTCGACGAGCGGGCCCGGCAGGAGATCGGGCGGCTGGCCCGCGTCCGCCTCTACGGCTCGCCGGAGGGCCGGCCCAGGGTCAGCTACCTGATCGCCCGCCGCTCGCAGGTGCTGGAGCGGCTGTCCGAGTTCCTGGAGCGCCACAACGAGGTGGTGGTGGACGGCTTCCTCCGCTTTCGGATGAAGGATTACGTCCAGGAGCTGGAGGACGCGGTGGACGAGGCGGTCGACGAGTACCTCAACCGGCGGGAGCAGGAAGAGCTGATCCGCTTCCTCCACGAGGTGCTCGCCACGCGGAAGCCCCGCCTGCCCGAGGTCCACGTCCTGGTCCGGCCGGGGGGCTCCTTCTACCTCGCGGACGGCCGGCACCGCCAGCTCTCCCAGGAGCTGCTGGTGGAGATGGGGGTCGAGCTGGGGGAGGCGGACGAGATGGTCGACCTCCTCCTGAGCGCGCTGCTCTCGGTGGCGCCGGAGCGCGTCGTCCTGCACGGGGCCGAGCACCTGGATCCGCCGGCGCTCCAGATGGCCCGGGGCATCTTCGCCGAGCGCCTCGACCTCTGCCCGGGTTGCGCCTGGTGCCGGCGGGCCGTCTTCGGCGCCCGCCCGAGCCCCTCCTGA
- a CDS encoding sulfurtransferase TusA family protein, with the protein MAEGIPATKEIDARGSFCPGPMMELIRAMRSANVGDVIAVLSTDQGSKRDIPNWAQKAGQEFLGVEEKDGYDRILVKKVK; encoded by the coding sequence ATGGCGGAAGGCATTCCGGCGACCAAGGAGATCGACGCGCGGGGCAGCTTCTGCCCCGGGCCCATGATGGAGCTGATCCGGGCGATGCGTTCGGCCAATGTGGGCGACGTCATCGCCGTCCTCTCCACCGACCAGGGCTCCAAGCGGGACATCCCCAACTGGGCCCAGAAGGCCGGTCAGGAGTTCCTCGGCGTCGAGGAGAAGGACGGCTACGACCGGATCCTGGTGAAGAAGGTCAAGTAG
- a CDS encoding DsrE/DsrF/DrsH-like family protein, which yields MAEEKKRLCMVVFDGTVDKLYPVSIMTSGAVMNDVRVDIFLTFWGLMAFRKGEPYKVQAVSKDYEDQAAQMMAVMQEKKVPHWYDTLLQAKELGDVHVHACAMTADLFGLTKEDFEPVIEDIIGVGEFIEMTQDASSTLFI from the coding sequence ATGGCGGAGGAGAAGAAGCGTCTCTGCATGGTGGTCTTCGACGGGACGGTCGACAAGCTCTACCCCGTCTCCATCATGACCTCGGGCGCGGTCATGAACGATGTCCGGGTCGACATCTTCCTCACCTTCTGGGGCTTGATGGCCTTCCGCAAGGGCGAGCCCTACAAGGTGCAGGCGGTGAGCAAGGACTACGAGGACCAGGCCGCCCAGATGATGGCGGTGATGCAGGAGAAGAAGGTCCCCCACTGGTACGACACGCTGCTCCAGGCGAAGGAGCTGGGAGACGTCCACGTCCACGCCTGCGCGATGACAGCGGACCTCTTCGGGCTGACCAAGGAAGACTTCGAGCCGGTCATCGAGGACATCATCGGCGTCGGCGAGTTCATCGAGATGACCCAGGACGCCTCCTCGACCCTCTTCATCTGA